One window from the genome of Lynx canadensis isolate LIC74 chromosome E3, mLynCan4.pri.v2, whole genome shotgun sequence encodes:
- the AZGP1 gene encoding zinc-alpha-2-glycoprotein, with translation MGTMVSVLLSLLLLLGPAVPQETQAGSYRLSFLYTGVSRPTDSLPSFQATAYLNDQVFFHYDSKSRKAIPLDPWSQMEGIEDWEKESELQQARESIFMETLQDIMDYYKDREGSHTFQGRFGCELLNNKSSGAFWKYAYDGQNFIEFNREIPGWVPQDPAALNTKRKWEAEEVYVQRAKAYLEEECPAMLRRYLQYGKAFLDRQDPPSMSVTRTPGEDTIKCWASDFYPQDIDLHWIQGGNTVETEVRGDLLPSGNGTYLSWVSLTVSPWRTKNTVFCRIVHSSLDQPLTGL, from the exons ATGGGCACGATGGTATCTGTCCTGCTGTCCCTGCTGCTCCTTCTGGGTCCTGCAGTCCCTCAGGAAACCCAAGCTG gGTCTTACCGTCTGAGCTTCCTCTACACCGGGGTGTCCAGGCCCACTGACAGCCTCCCTAGCTTCCAGGCCACTGCCTACCTCAATGACCAGGTCTTCTTTCACTATGACAGTAAAAGCAGGAAGGCCATACCCCTGGACCCATGGAGCCAGATGGAAGGAATAGAGGACTGGGAGAAGGAGAGTGAACTTCAGCAGGCCAGGGAGAGCATCTTCATGGAGACTCTGCAGGACATCATGGACTATTACAAGGACAGAGAAG GGTCTCACACCTTTCAGGGAAGGTTTGGCTGTGAGCTCCTGAATAACAAAAGCAGTGGAGCGTTCTGGAAGTATGCCTACGATGGACAGAACTTCATCGAGTTCAACAGAGAAATCCCAGGCTGGGTCCCCCAGGACCCAGCAGCTCTGAACACCAAGCGGAAGTGGGAGGCAGAAGAGGTCTATGTGCAGCGGGCCAAGGCCTATCTGGAAGAGGAGTGCCCGGCGATGCTGCGGAGGTACCTGCAATATGGCAAGGCCTTCCTGGACCGACAAG ATCCCCCATCTATGTCCGTCACCAGGACCCCAGGAGAAGATACAATCAAGTGCTGGGCCAGTGACTTCTACCCACAAGATATTGATCTGCACTGGATTCAGGGGGGCAATACAGTAGAGACTGAGGTGAGGGGAGACCTTCTCCCCAGTGGAAACGGCACTTACCTGTCCTGGGTGTCGTTGACAGTTTCCCCTTGGAGAACTAAGAACACAGTCTTCTGTCGCATAGTGCACAGCAGCCTGGAccagcccctcactgggctctag